One Brassica napus cultivar Da-Ae chromosome C4, Da-Ae, whole genome shotgun sequence genomic region harbors:
- the LOC106409151 gene encoding pentatricopeptide repeat-containing protein At5g38730, whose translation MVNIASANREALIAQSICGTILKGNWKNILKHKLDSGLLTSSITTQVLSELSSYGGPSLALSFFTWTNSIPSCKHTLQYSWKMILILTKHNHFKTAHQLLDKLSQRELLSSPLVLRSLLNGVSEDPEVLSHVFSWMIIYYAKSGMIRDSIEVFEQIRSCGLRPHLQACTVLLNSLVKERLTDSVWKVFKKMGKLGVVANIHLYNVLFHACSKSGDPKRAEKLLSEMEERGVFPDLFTYNTLISAYCRKGMHYEALSVQDRMQRSGIGPDIVTYNSLIHGFCREGRMREATRLFREIKGVVTANHVTYTTLIDGYCRTNDIDEASRLREVMEARGFSPGVVTYNSILRKLCEDGRIREANRLLTEMSGKKIEPDNITCNTLINAYCKIGDMVSAVKVKKKMVDSGLKLDIYSYKALIHGFCKVLEMDNAKEELFSMLEKGLSPGYSTYSWLVDGFYDQNKQDEISKLPEEFEKRGLCPDVALYRGLIRRICKLEQVDLAKVLLDSMEKKGLMGDSVIYTTMAYAYWRTGKVTEASALFDIMYNRRLMVNLKLYKSLSASYAGDNEVLRFFWSHVGDKSLISKSILRDMNRSEVL comes from the coding sequence ATGGTGAATATCGCATCCGCAAATCGAGAAGCTTTGATCGCACAAAGTATCTGCGGCACTATATTGAAAGGAAACTGGAAAAACATTCTGAAACACAAACTCGATTCAGGACTACTAACATCATCCATAACCACACAGGTACTCTCCGAGCTTTCATCGTATGGCGGACCTTCTCTCGCACTAAGCTTCTTCACCTGGACTAATTCGATCCCAAGTTGCAAACACACCTTACAGTATTCCTGGAAAATGATTCTGATCCTCACCAAACACAATCATTTCAAAACCGCACACCAACTGCTCGACAAATTGTCTCAACGAGAGCTTTTGTCATCGCCTTTGGTTTTAAGGTCTCTACTTAATGGTGTTTCGGAAGACCCGGAAGTTCTGTCTCACGTCTTTAGCTGGATGATCATATATTACGCTAAATCCGGCATGATCAGGGACTCTATCGAGGTTTTCGAGCAGATCAGGAGTTGCGGGTTAAGgcctcacttgcaagcttgtaCTGTGTTGCTTAATAGTTTAGTGAAAGAGAGATTGACTGATTCAGTTTGGAAAGTGTTCAAGAAGATGGGTAAGCTAGGTGTTGTGGCTAACATTCATTTGTACAATGTGTTGTTTCACGCTTGTTCTAAGTCCGGAGATCCTAAGAGAGCAGAGAAGCTGTTGAGTGAGATGGAAGAGAGAGGTGTCTTTCCTGATCTTTTTACTTACAACACGTTGATCTCGGCGTACTGCAGAAAGGGTATGCATTACGAGGCGTTATCAGTGCAAGACAGGATGCAGAGAAGCGGGATTGGTCCTGATATCGTCACTTATAACTCGCTTATACATGGGTTTTGTAGAGAAGGTAGAATGAGAGAGGCCACGAGGCTGTTCCGTGAGATTAAAGGGGTTGTTACGGCCAACCATGTTACTTACACTACTTTGATTGATGGGTATTGTAGAACGAATGATATAGATGAGGCTTCGAGGCTACGTGAGGTTATGGAGGCGAGAGGGTTTTCTCCTGGAGTTGTGACTTATAACTCGATTCTTCGTAAGCTTTGTGAAGATGGAAGAATAAGAGAAGCTAACCGGCTTTTGACTGAGATGAGTGGGAAAAAGATAGAACCTGATAACATCACTTGCAACACTTTGATCAATGCGTATTGTAAAATCGGAGACATGGTGTCTGCTGTGAAggtaaagaagaagatggttGATTCAGGGCTAAAACTTGATATCTATTCGTACAAAGCATTGATTCATGGGTTCTGTAAAGTGTTGGAAATGGACAATGCGAAGGAGGAGCTCTTCTCTATGCTAGAGAAAGGCTTATCGCCAGGATACTCGACTTATTCTTGGCTCGTGGATGGATTCTATGACCAGAACAAGCAAGATGAAATCTCAAAACTTCCTGAGGAGTTTGAGAAAAGAGGTCTTTGTCCTGATGTGGCTCTATACAGAGGATTAATAAGAAGGATTTGTAAGTTAGAACAGGTGGATCTCGCCAAAGTGTTGCTTGACTCAATGGAAAAGAAGGGTTTGATGGGAGATAGCGTTATATACACAACCATGGCTTACGCGTATTGGAGAACAGGGAAGGTCACTGAAGCTTCTGCTTTGTTTGATATAATGTATAATCGACGGTTGATGGTAAACTTGAAACTGTATAAATCTCTCAGTGCCTCCTACGCTGGTGATAATGAAGTGTTGAGATTCTTTTGGAGTCATGTAGGTGATAAAAGTCTCATATCGAAAAGCATCTTACGGGATATGAACAGAAGCGAGGTCTTATGA